The Palleronia sp. THAF1 genome window below encodes:
- a CDS encoding Gfo/Idh/MocA family protein, with translation MTDTSIPIALVGIGKIARDQHIPAIAGHPQFTLAATVSSSGGVDGVENHATIHDLLAARPDITVVSLCMPPVPRFAAASAAIAAGRHVMLEKPPGASVAEVLTLEKLARDAGVTLFATWHSRHALGAAPAREWLADKHVTRIRVDWKEDVRKWHPGQDWIWEPGGMGVFDPGINALSLLTAISPVRLHLTEAELSFPENRATPIAAELLFSNGTDLNATAGFDWRQQGDDIWQIEIDTDQGQLRLTEGGARLFIDDVERELDGLGEYPDIYRHMGDLLQNNASDVDVTPLVHVSDAYMLGRHLTVEPFHD, from the coding sequence ATGACCGACACGAGCATCCCCATCGCCCTTGTCGGCATCGGTAAGATTGCGCGCGACCAGCATATCCCGGCGATCGCGGGCCACCCGCAATTCACCTTGGCGGCGACCGTTTCCAGCTCTGGTGGGGTCGATGGCGTCGAGAACCACGCGACGATCCACGACTTGCTGGCAGCGCGGCCCGACATCACCGTCGTGTCCCTGTGCATGCCACCCGTTCCGCGCTTTGCTGCGGCAAGTGCGGCCATCGCAGCGGGGCGGCACGTTATGCTGGAAAAGCCACCGGGGGCGTCGGTCGCCGAAGTCCTGACGCTGGAGAAGCTGGCGCGCGACGCCGGTGTGACCCTCTTCGCCACATGGCACTCGCGCCACGCGCTCGGGGCCGCGCCCGCGCGCGAGTGGCTGGCGGACAAGCACGTCACACGCATCCGCGTCGACTGGAAGGAAGACGTGCGCAAGTGGCATCCCGGGCAGGACTGGATCTGGGAGCCGGGCGGCATGGGCGTCTTCGATCCGGGCATCAATGCGCTGTCGCTGTTGACCGCCATCAGTCCGGTGCGCCTGCATCTGACCGAAGCGGAGTTGAGCTTTCCCGAAAACCGCGCGACCCCCATCGCCGCCGAGCTCTTGTTCAGCAATGGAACTGATTTGAACGCCACGGCTGGGTTCGATTGGCGGCAGCAGGGTGACGATATTTGGCAGATCGAGATTGACACAGATCAGGGCCAACTGCGCCTGACCGAAGGCGGAGCGCGGTTGTTCATTGATGATGTGGAACGCGAACTGGATGGGCTGGGCGAATACCCGGACATCTACCGCCACATGGGCGATTTGCTGCAAAACAATGCATCCGATGTGGACGTCACGCCGTTGGTCCACGTCTCTGACGCTTACATGCTGGGCCGTCACCTGACGGTCGAGCCCTTTCACGACTGA
- a CDS encoding SMP-30/gluconolactonase/LRE family protein has translation MAIETHDTTRCLLGEGALWHPEREQFLWCDILSRRVLCREGDVLRDWSFDRFVSCIAWVDRSRVVVATQSDLTLLDLDANTRETLIPLEADDPTTRSNDGRADPYGGFWIGTMGIDKAQGAGAIYRYVDGELTCLRPNITIPNAICFAPGGDLAYFADTVEGRIYRWPLDGSGWPVGEPEVFVDVSAMGLAPDGAVCDSEGRVWVAKWGSSRVSVYSADGALDKEVAFPATQLTCPAFGGSDLTTLFCTSATVHLPEAEVTANTSHGLTFRLDDAGKGLAEHRVRIG, from the coding sequence GTGGCCATCGAAACCCATGACACGACGCGCTGCCTTCTGGGCGAAGGCGCGTTGTGGCACCCGGAACGCGAACAGTTCCTGTGGTGCGATATCCTCTCGCGGCGCGTTCTATGCCGCGAGGGGGACGTGTTGAGGGACTGGAGCTTTGACCGCTTCGTGTCCTGCATCGCGTGGGTAGACAGGTCGCGGGTGGTGGTGGCGACGCAATCCGATCTGACACTGCTCGATCTGGACGCGAATACCCGCGAGACCTTGATCCCGCTAGAGGCCGATGACCCGACAACTCGTTCCAACGATGGGCGCGCCGATCCCTACGGCGGGTTCTGGATCGGCACCATGGGGATCGACAAGGCACAGGGGGCGGGGGCGATCTATCGCTATGTCGATGGCGAACTGACTTGCCTGCGCCCCAACATCACGATCCCAAACGCCATATGCTTCGCGCCCGGTGGCGATCTGGCCTACTTCGCCGATACGGTGGAAGGCCGCATCTATCGATGGCCGCTGGACGGATCGGGCTGGCCGGTGGGCGAGCCGGAGGTGTTCGTCGATGTAAGCGCCATGGGCCTCGCGCCCGACGGAGCGGTCTGCGACTCCGAAGGACGCGTGTGGGTGGCCAAATGGGGCTCTTCACGAGTGTCGGTCTACAGCGCCGATGGCGCGTTGGATAAAGAAGTCGCATTCCCGGCGACGCAACTGACCTGCCCGGCCTTCGGCGGCTCGGATCTGACGACGTTGTTCTGCACGTCCGCTACGGTTCACCTGCCCGAAGCAGAGGTCACGGCGAACACGTCGCACGGTCTGACGTTCCGGCTTGATGACGCGGGCAAGGGCTTGGCCGAGCATCGCGTGCGGATTGGGTAA
- a CDS encoding aldehyde dehydrogenase (NADP(+)), with the protein MTDLTGRHLINGAWTEGGNTFQSDPVSGDAMTVCNGGKAEIDAAMQAAEEAFAVYGWTSREDRALFLEAIAEEIEARVDAITEVGMAETGLPEPRLRSIELPRTANQIRLFAKHIRAGNYLDRRHDEALPDRAPMPRPDLRMMQRPLGPVGIFGASNFPLAFSTAGGDTAAALAAGCPVVYKGHPGHPGCGELVAQAIHAAVEKTGMPKGVFGFVQSNSTDAGEALVTHPLTRAVGFTGSFRGGKALFDRAMGRDEPIPFFGELGAINPVFVLPAAQSARGGDLGTAWAGSLTMGVGQFCTNPGVVVLQDGEGADAFVDAAKAGLEGVGAQPMLTGGTAEGYRKGVSAVGGIDAVKEHLRKECDGRQGAPAFFEVSGKDWLDNPDLAQEVFGPAGIVVRASDADEVHAIAKGLHGQLTATLQMDDGDTEAAKPLVPVLERKAGRVLVNGFPTGVEVADAMVHGGPFPASTNFGATSVGTLAIRRFLRPVCYQNMPEALLPADLRS; encoded by the coding sequence ATGACCGATCTGACCGGACGCCACCTGATAAACGGAGCCTGGACAGAGGGCGGAAACACCTTCCAGTCCGACCCTGTTTCCGGTGACGCGATGACCGTCTGCAATGGCGGAAAGGCCGAAATCGACGCCGCGATGCAAGCCGCCGAAGAGGCATTTGCCGTCTATGGCTGGACCAGCCGCGAAGACCGCGCGCTGTTCCTTGAGGCCATCGCCGAGGAAATAGAGGCGCGTGTCGATGCCATCACCGAAGTGGGTATGGCCGAAACGGGCCTGCCCGAGCCGCGTCTGCGCAGCATCGAGCTGCCACGCACCGCGAACCAGATCCGCCTGTTCGCCAAGCACATCCGCGCGGGCAACTACCTTGACCGCCGACACGATGAGGCTCTGCCGGATCGCGCACCGATGCCACGCCCTGATCTGCGCATGATGCAGCGCCCGCTGGGACCTGTGGGTATCTTCGGCGCGTCGAACTTCCCGCTGGCGTTCTCGACCGCCGGGGGCGACACCGCCGCCGCGTTGGCGGCTGGTTGCCCGGTCGTTTACAAGGGCCACCCCGGCCACCCCGGTTGTGGGGAACTGGTCGCCCAAGCGATCCACGCCGCCGTCGAAAAAACCGGCATGCCCAAGGGTGTGTTCGGCTTCGTACAGTCGAACTCGACCGATGCGGGCGAAGCTCTGGTAACGCATCCGCTGACCCGCGCCGTGGGCTTCACAGGCTCTTTCCGGGGCGGCAAGGCCCTATTCGATCGGGCGATGGGCCGGGATGAGCCGATCCCCTTCTTCGGAGAGTTGGGTGCGATCAACCCGGTTTTCGTCCTGCCCGCAGCTCAATCCGCGCGCGGCGGCGATCTGGGCACCGCTTGGGCCGGCTCGCTGACCATGGGCGTCGGCCAATTCTGCACCAATCCCGGCGTCGTGGTTCTGCAAGACGGCGAGGGGGCGGACGCTTTCGTGGATGCAGCCAAGGCTGGGCTGGAGGGCGTCGGTGCACAGCCGATGCTGACGGGCGGCACCGCAGAAGGCTATCGTAAGGGCGTGTCTGCCGTTGGTGGGATAGACGCTGTGAAAGAGCATCTGCGCAAAGAGTGCGATGGACGCCAAGGCGCGCCCGCGTTCTTCGAGGTGTCCGGCAAGGACTGGCTGGACAACCCCGATCTGGCGCAAGAGGTCTTCGGCCCCGCGGGTATCGTGGTCCGAGCCTCCGACGCCGATGAAGTCCACGCCATCGCGAAAGGTCTGCACGGCCAGCTGACGGCGACGCTACAGATGGACGATGGCGATACCGAAGCTGCGAAACCGCTGGTTCCGGTGCTGGAACGCAAGGCGGGCCGCGTACTGGTCAACGGCTTCCCCACTGGGGTCGAGGTGGCAGACGCGATGGTTCACGGCGGCCCGTTCCCGGCATCGACCAACTTCGGTGCGACCAGCGTGGGCACCCTGGCGATCCGCCGCTTCCTGCGTCCGGTGTGCTACCAGAACATGCCCGAAGCGCTGCTGCCCGCCGACCTGCGTAGCTAA
- the metG gene encoding methionine--tRNA ligase → MSRVLITSAIPYINGIKHLGNLIGSQLPADLYARYQRARGSEVLFLCATDEHGTPAELAAAKAGKPVADYCAEMWQVQKDLSDGFRLSFDQFGRSSSPQNHALTQHFAGRLAEAGLIEERSETQVYSPADGRFLPDRYIEGTCPNCGYDRARGDQCENCTKQLDPTDLIDPRSAVSGATDLQERETKHLYLTQSKMRDALRDWIDAKTDWPILTTSIAKKWLDDGDGLQDRGITRDLNWGVPVKKGDADWPGMEGKVFYVWFDAPIEYIASAKEWTDAQGRPDADWQRWWRTEHGADDVRYVQFMGKDNVPFHTLSFPVTIMGANATGEDWKLVDYIKSFNYLNYDGGQFSTSQGRGVFMDQALSLLPADYWRWYLLRNAPENGDSEFTWETFQAASNRDLADVLGNFVSRVTKFCRSKFGEAVPEGGAYGEAEAAALADLDARIEAYAAHMDAIEIRKAAAELRAIWVVGNEYLQAAAPWSVIKEDEARAAAIIRFSLNLVRLYGILSAPFIPDAADAILKAMRTDAAWPKSATDVSAALPAGHEFDVPDNLFAKITDDQRDEWAAKFSGVRD, encoded by the coding sequence ATGTCCCGCGTTCTCATCACCTCTGCTATCCCCTACATCAACGGCATCAAGCATCTGGGCAACCTTATCGGCTCTCAATTGCCCGCCGATCTTTACGCCCGCTACCAACGCGCGCGCGGGTCCGAAGTTCTGTTCCTTTGCGCCACCGACGAGCACGGAACGCCTGCCGAGCTGGCCGCGGCCAAGGCTGGCAAGCCCGTGGCTGATTACTGCGCGGAGATGTGGCAAGTGCAGAAAGACCTCTCCGACGGCTTCCGCTTGTCATTCGACCAGTTCGGCCGATCGTCGTCCCCCCAGAACCACGCCCTGACACAGCATTTCGCGGGCCGTCTGGCCGAGGCTGGCCTGATCGAGGAACGCTCTGAAACCCAAGTCTATTCGCCAGCCGACGGCCGCTTCCTGCCCGACCGATATATCGAGGGCACCTGCCCCAACTGCGGCTACGACCGCGCGCGCGGCGATCAATGCGAAAACTGCACCAAGCAGCTGGACCCGACCGACCTGATCGACCCGCGCTCTGCCGTTTCGGGCGCGACCGACCTGCAAGAGCGCGAAACCAAGCACCTGTATCTCACGCAATCCAAGATGCGCGACGCCCTGCGCGACTGGATCGACGCCAAGACCGACTGGCCGATCCTCACGACCTCCATCGCGAAGAAGTGGCTGGACGACGGCGACGGCCTGCAGGATCGAGGCATCACCCGCGATTTGAACTGGGGCGTGCCGGTCAAGAAGGGCGACGCGGATTGGCCGGGCATGGAGGGCAAGGTCTTCTACGTCTGGTTCGACGCGCCCATCGAATACATCGCCTCGGCCAAGGAATGGACCGACGCGCAAGGCCGCCCCGATGCGGACTGGCAGCGCTGGTGGCGCACCGAGCATGGCGCTGACGATGTGCGTTACGTGCAGTTCATGGGCAAGGACAACGTGCCCTTCCACACCCTGTCGTTCCCCGTCACGATCATGGGCGCAAATGCGACGGGCGAGGATTGGAAGCTTGTCGATTATATCAAGTCGTTCAACTACCTGAACTACGATGGCGGCCAGTTCTCTACCTCTCAGGGCCGCGGCGTCTTCATGGATCAGGCTCTGTCGCTGCTGCCCGCCGACTATTGGCGCTGGTATTTGCTGCGCAACGCCCCCGAGAATGGCGACTCCGAGTTCACGTGGGAAACGTTCCAGGCCGCATCGAACCGCGATCTGGCGGATGTGCTGGGCAACTTCGTATCCCGCGTCACCAAGTTTTGCCGCTCGAAGTTCGGCGAGGCGGTGCCGGAGGGCGGCGCGTATGGTGAGGCCGAAGCCGCCGCTTTGGCCGATCTGGATGCCCGGATCGAAGCCTACGCCGCGCATATGGACGCGATCGAGATCCGCAAGGCCGCCGCAGAATTGCGCGCAATCTGGGTCGTGGGCAACGAATACCTGCAGGCCGCCGCGCCGTGGTCCGTCATCAAGGAAGACGAGGCGCGCGCCGCCGCGATCATCCGCTTTTCGCTGAACCTGGTCCGCCTTTACGGCATCCTGTCCGCCCCCTTCATTCCCGATGCAGCGGACGCGATCTTGAAAGCGATGCGAACCGATGCCGCATGGCCCAAGTCGGCGACGGATGTGTCCGCCGCCCTGCCTGCCGGACACGAATTCGACGTGCCGGACAACCTGTTTGCCAAGATCACCGACGATCAACGCGACGAATGGGCGGCAAAGTTTTCGGGTGTGCGGGACTAG
- a CDS encoding ImuA family protein, whose amino-acid sequence MVATAPHIIANSAPRAGQPPLTPAEGVDLAVARAHEVTGPSRRYFALLAAAACTGPVFWVAPAWCRVRPNPPGLSRWLDPARITYVTPDRADDVLWSLEETLRTGIVPLVVADLPGPPGMVSVRRLHLTAEAGAANGTPPVALLMTPEGAAPGIESRWSLSPACTAGRMAWRVERLRARTLPQKAWDIDATGRAVVAA is encoded by the coding sequence ATGGTCGCCACTGCCCCGCATATCATCGCCAACAGCGCACCGCGTGCAGGCCAGCCGCCGCTGACCCCGGCGGAAGGCGTCGATCTGGCCGTCGCCCGCGCGCATGAGGTGACGGGACCGTCGCGCCGCTACTTCGCTCTTCTGGCCGCCGCAGCCTGCACCGGGCCGGTGTTCTGGGTCGCGCCCGCGTGGTGCCGCGTGCGCCCCAACCCGCCGGGCCTGTCGCGCTGGCTGGACCCCGCGCGGATCACGTATGTCACGCCGGACCGGGCGGATGACGTGCTGTGGTCGCTGGAGGAAACGCTGCGCACCGGCATCGTGCCGCTGGTGGTGGCCGATCTGCCCGGCCCGCCCGGCATGGTCTCTGTCCGCCGCCTGCATCTGACGGCAGAGGCAGGGGCGGCCAACGGAACCCCGCCCGTGGCCCTGCTGATGACGCCAGAGGGTGCGGCACCGGGGATCGAGAGCCGCTGGTCGCTGTCGCCCGCCTGCACCGCCGGGCGCATGGCCTGGCGGGTAGAGCGTTTGCGCGCCCGCACCCTGCCGCAGAAGGCGTGGGACATCGACGCGACGGGGCGCGCGGTAGTCGCAGCGTAA